One Punica granatum isolate Tunisia-2019 chromosome 3, ASM765513v2, whole genome shotgun sequence genomic window carries:
- the LOC116201518 gene encoding 1-acyl-sn-glycerol-3-phosphate acyltransferase LPAT1, chloroplastic isoform X2, producing MCLRPPCRRYSKVHSGSSLRKRATLQAPTGLAPKCSVISRKQMSSPWYCPSPKVEFNRTYYFNKSYAQHKYPRYTVVRSDLAEAGSSGVACPLSGYEVFSRVRGVCFYVVTAVVAIFLFQWMLVAHPFVLLLDRYRRKAHHFIAKLWSTWSVATFYKIQIEGLENLPPPDTPAVYVSNHQSFLDIYTLLTLGRSFKFISKTDIFLFPIIGWAMYMLGSIPLKRMDSRSQLETLKRCMDLIKKGASVFFFPEGTRSKDGKLGAFKKGAFSIAAKTKVPVVPITLIGTGKIMPAGNEITVNPGNVKIIIHKPIEGSDAEALSNEARATISRALDV from the exons ATGTGTCTCCGTCCTCCGTGCCGCCG GTATAGCAAGGTTCATAGTGGGTCCTCTCTTCGTAAGCGCGCGACTCTCCAAGCTCCGACTGGAC TTGCTCCAAAATGCTCCGTCATTTCAAGGAAGCAGATGTCCAGTCCATGGTATTGTCCCAGTCCAAAAGTGGAGTTCAACCGAACCTACTATTTCAATAAATCATATGCTCAGCATAAGTATCCCAGATACACTGTGGTTAGATCTGATTTGGCCGAAGCTGGGAGTTCTGGCGTTGCCTGTCCATTATCAG GATATGAAGTATTCAGCAGAGTGAGAGGAGTATGCTTCTATGTGGTCACTGCTGTCGTTGCCATATTTCTATTTCAGTGGATGCTGGTGGCACATCCATTTGTGCTCCTGCTTGATAGATATCGAAGAAAAGCTCATCATTTTATTGCCAAATTGTGGTCGACGTGGTCAGTTGCTACATTTTATAAGATTCAGATTGAGGGATTGGAAAATCTTCCTCCACCGGACACTCCTGCAGTTTATGTTTCTAATCACCAGAGCTTTCTAGACATATATACACTTCTCACTCTTGGTAGAAGCTTCAAGTTCATCAGCAAGAcagatatatttctttttccgaTTATCGGATGGGCCATGTATATGTTGGGAAGTATTCCTTTGAAGCGAATGGATAGCAGAAGCCAATTG GAGACTCTTAAGCGATGTATGGATCTCATTAAGAAGGGGGCGTCAGTCTTTTTCTTCCCAGAGGGAACACGAAGTAAAGATGGGAAATTGGGTGCTTTCAAG AAAGGCGCATTCAGCATTGCGGCAAAAACGAAGGTCCCTGTGGTACCAATCACGCTGATTGGAACTGGCAAAATCATGCCAGCAGGAAATGAAATTACTGTCAACCCAGGAAAcgtgaaaataattatacatAAGCCAATAGAAGGAAGTGATGCAGAAGCATTGTCCAATGAAGCTAGAGCCACAATTTCCCGTGCACTCGATgtttaa
- the LOC116201518 gene encoding 1-acyl-sn-glycerol-3-phosphate acyltransferase BAT2, chloroplastic isoform X1, whose product MEVASLPPHSLRQCFIQDSSRYIHLRNVSPSSVPPFCRYSKVHSGSSLRKRATLQAPTGLAPKCSVISRKQMSSPWYCPSPKVEFNRTYYFNKSYAQHKYPRYTVVRSDLAEAGSSGVACPLSGYEVFSRVRGVCFYVVTAVVAIFLFQWMLVAHPFVLLLDRYRRKAHHFIAKLWSTWSVATFYKIQIEGLENLPPPDTPAVYVSNHQSFLDIYTLLTLGRSFKFISKTDIFLFPIIGWAMYMLGSIPLKRMDSRSQLETLKRCMDLIKKGASVFFFPEGTRSKDGKLGAFKKGAFSIAAKTKVPVVPITLIGTGKIMPAGNEITVNPGNVKIIIHKPIEGSDAEALSNEARATISRALDV is encoded by the exons ATGGAAGTTGCTTCTCTCCCGCCACATTCGCTGCGGCAGTGTTTCA TCCAAGATTCTTCCCGTTACATTCATTTGAGGAATGTGTCTCCGTCCTCCGTGCCGCCG TTTTGCAGGTATAGCAAGGTTCATAGTGGGTCCTCTCTTCGTAAGCGCGCGACTCTCCAAGCTCCGACTGGAC TTGCTCCAAAATGCTCCGTCATTTCAAGGAAGCAGATGTCCAGTCCATGGTATTGTCCCAGTCCAAAAGTGGAGTTCAACCGAACCTACTATTTCAATAAATCATATGCTCAGCATAAGTATCCCAGATACACTGTGGTTAGATCTGATTTGGCCGAAGCTGGGAGTTCTGGCGTTGCCTGTCCATTATCAG GATATGAAGTATTCAGCAGAGTGAGAGGAGTATGCTTCTATGTGGTCACTGCTGTCGTTGCCATATTTCTATTTCAGTGGATGCTGGTGGCACATCCATTTGTGCTCCTGCTTGATAGATATCGAAGAAAAGCTCATCATTTTATTGCCAAATTGTGGTCGACGTGGTCAGTTGCTACATTTTATAAGATTCAGATTGAGGGATTGGAAAATCTTCCTCCACCGGACACTCCTGCAGTTTATGTTTCTAATCACCAGAGCTTTCTAGACATATATACACTTCTCACTCTTGGTAGAAGCTTCAAGTTCATCAGCAAGAcagatatatttctttttccgaTTATCGGATGGGCCATGTATATGTTGGGAAGTATTCCTTTGAAGCGAATGGATAGCAGAAGCCAATTG GAGACTCTTAAGCGATGTATGGATCTCATTAAGAAGGGGGCGTCAGTCTTTTTCTTCCCAGAGGGAACACGAAGTAAAGATGGGAAATTGGGTGCTTTCAAG AAAGGCGCATTCAGCATTGCGGCAAAAACGAAGGTCCCTGTGGTACCAATCACGCTGATTGGAACTGGCAAAATCATGCCAGCAGGAAATGAAATTACTGTCAACCCAGGAAAcgtgaaaataattatacatAAGCCAATAGAAGGAAGTGATGCAGAAGCATTGTCCAATGAAGCTAGAGCCACAATTTCCCGTGCACTCGATgtttaa
- the LOC116201517 gene encoding APO protein 2, chloroplastic — protein MMELVSFPPHPMRQSLSHKDLGSCSFQSSSFPGSFVRLPIELRPKFPSWKQHQSCTLTIRNDHPQNADFPRSYSKKEKKPFPTPIVELRRAARERAKNRKGQPKGSTPPPKNGLLVRSLIPVAYDVFNARIRLINNLKRLFKVVPVLACGWCDEIHVGPVGHPFKSCKGQHSSFRKGLHEWTNAVVEDILVPIEAYHLFDRLGKRIPHEQRFSIPRIPAVVELCIQAGVEIPEFLTKRRRKPIIRIGKKEFIDADESELPDLVPEPPLQPLLTETPDSEIVPPVNEEEKLTVAEETLEAWEKMRRGAKKLMRMYPVRVCGYCPEVHVGPSGHKAQNCGAHKHQQRNGQHGWQAAVLDDLIPPRYVWHVPDVSGSPLRQELRSFYGKAPAVVEICVQAGAIAPEQYRPTMRLDVGIPSNIREAEMVV, from the exons ATGATGGAGTTGGTTTCTTTCCCGCCACATCCAATGCGGCAATCTCTCA GTCACAAGGATTTAGGAAGTTGTTCTTTCCAATCCTCTTCATTTCCG GGTAGTTTTGTCAGGTTGCCTATCGAATTGAGGCCTAAATTTCCATCATGGAAGCAACACCAGTCATGTACATTGACAATCAGAAACGACCATCCCCAGAATGCAGATTTTCCAAGGTCATACtcaaaaaaggagaaaaaaccATTCCCAACACCTATTGTCGAGCTAAGGAGGGCTGCCAGGGAGAGAGCCAAAAACAGGAAAGGCCAACCTAAAGGATCAACTCCTCCTCCAAAGAATGGGCTGCTTGTTAGGAGCTTGATCCCCGTGGCATATGATGTCTTCAATGCTAGGATCAGATTAATCAACAATCTCAAGAGACTCTTTAAAGTGGTGCCTGTGCTTGCCTGTGG CTGGTGTGATGAGATCCATGTAGGACCTGTAGGACATCCATTCAAGTCGTGTAAAGGTCAGCACTCGTCCTTCCGAAAAGGACTCCATGAGTGGACCAATGCCGTGGTTGAAGATATTTTGGTACCAATTGAAGCTTACCACCTTTTCGACCGCCTAGGAAAGCGTATCCCTCACGAGCAGAGATTCTCAATTCCTCGAATCCCAGCAGTAGTTGAGCTCTGCATCCAAGCGGGGGTTGAAATTCCTGAATTCCTCACAAAAAGGAGGAGAAAACCCATAATCCGAATTGGGAAGAAAGAATTTATCGATGCAGATGAGAGCGAACTTCCTGATCTTGTCCCTGAGCCTCCTCTTCAACCGTTACTGACTGAAACACCCGATTCAGAAATAGTCCCACCGGTCAATGAAGAAGAGAAGCTCACAGTGGCAGAGGAAACCTTAGAGGCATGGGAGAAGATGAGACGAGGTGCCAAGAAGCTGATGAGGATGTACCCTGTCAGGGTCTGTGGGTACTGCCCCGAGGTCCACGTGGGACCGAGCGGGCACAAGGCCCAGAACTGTGGAGCCCACAAGCACCAGCAGAGGAATGGGCAGCACGGGTGGCAGGCGGCGGTCCTTGACGATTTGATCCCTCCAAGGTATGTGTGGCATGTCCCAGATGTTAGTGGGTCGCCGTTGAGGCAAGAACTTAGGTCTTTCTATGGGAAGGCCCCTGCAGTGGTGGAGATCTGTGTGCAGGCTGGAGCCATAGCGCCGGAGCAGTACAGGCCCACCATGAGGTTGGATGTCGGGATCCCTTCCAATATTCGGGAGGCTGAGATGGTAGTTTGA
- the LOC116201516 gene encoding signal recognition particle receptor subunit alpha — MLEQLLIFTRGGLILWTCKELGSALRGSPIDTLIRSCLLEERSGLASFNYDAPGAAYTLKWTFHNELGLVFVAVYQRILHLLYVDDLLNMVKREFSEIYDPKRTIYDDFDETFRQLRMEAEARAEELRKSKQVMGKPVSNGKKQGQVNKVGFEGGNKKKSECGVARDGDDAMVKDRKMENGHSNGIHVGIKDPKGNGVVNGKENTVSNNGAFDVNKLQKLRSKGVKKTDTVADKVPKADPKKKNMKKNRVWDDSPAEAKLDFTHPADQNGDQDMHVVAAEQGQSMMDEEENVSSESEVEEDEEVERGSKADAKKGWFSSIFQSIAGKANLERADLEPALKALKDRLMTKNVAEQIAEKLCESVAASLEGKKLASFTRVSSTVQAAMEEALVRILTPRRSIDILRDVHAAKEQNRPYVVVFVGVNGVGKSTNLAKVAYWLLQHKVSVMMAACDTFRSGAVEQLRTHARRLQIPIFEKGYEKDPAVVAKEAIQEATRNGSEVVLVDTAGRMQDNEPLMRALSKLIYLNNPDLVLFVGEALVGNDAVDQLSKFNQRLADLSTSPTTRLIDGILLTKFDTIDDKVGAALSMVYVSGAPVMFVGCGQSYTDLKKLNVKSIVKTLLK, encoded by the exons ATGTTGGAGCAGTTACTGATCTTTACAAGAGGAGGATTGATCCTCTGGACTTGTAAAGAACTCGGGAGTGCTCTCAGAGGGTCGCCGATTGACACCCTGATCAGGTCCTGTCTCTTGGAGGAGCGATCGGGCTTAGCATCATTCAATTACGATGCTCCTGGTGCCGCTTACACCCTCAAGTGGACGTTCCACAATGAGCTTGGCCTCGTGTTTGTCGCCGTCTATCAGCGGATCCTCCATCTGCTGTATGTGGATGATCTGCTTAATATGGTGAAGCGTGAGTTCTCGGAGATTTACGATCCAAAGCGCACCATTTATGATGATTTTGATGAGACTTTTAGGCAGCTGAGGATGGAAGCTGAGGCCCGGGCGGAAGAGTTGAGGAAATCGAAGCAGGTGATGGGTAAACCTGTTAGCAATGGAAAAAAACAAGGGCAGGTGAACAAGGTTGGATTTGAGGGAGGGAATAAGAAGAAGAGCGAATGCGGGGTGGCCAGAGATGGGGATGATGCGATGGTGAAAGACCGAAAGATGGAAAATGGACATTCCAATGGTATCCATGTCGGGATCAAAGATCCCAAGGGGAATGGTGTTGTTAATGGTAAAGAGAATACTGTCTCTAACAATGGAGCTTTCGATGTAAATAAGCTCCAGAAACTTAGATCTAAAGGTGTAAAGAAAACTGACACTGTTGCTGACAAGGTCCCCAAGGCGGacccaaagaaaaagaatatgaaaaagAACAGAGTTTGGGACGACTCACCTGCTGAGGCAAAGCTGGATTTTACACATCCTGCTGATCAGAATGGGGATCAGGACATGCATGTGGTGGCAGCAGAGCAAGGTCAGAGTATGATGGATGAGGAAGAGAATGTTAGTAGTGAAAGTGAAGTTGAGGAAGATGAGGAGGTGGAGAGAGGCAGCAAGGCCGATGCCAAGAAGGGATGGTTTTCGTCTATATTCCAGAGCATTGCAGGAAAAGCAAACCTGGAGAGAGCTGATCTTGAACCAGCTTTGAAAGCACTCAAGGACCGGCTCATGACCAAGAATGTG GCTGAGCAGATAGCTGAGAAGCTGTGTGAGTCAGTGGCTGCTAGTCTTGAAGGCAAAAAATTGGCCTCATTCACAAGGGTGTCTTCGACAGTGCAG GCTGCAATGGAGGAAGCTCTTGTTCGTATTTTGACTCCTAGGCGCTCTATTGACATACTGCGGGATGTCCATGCTGCTAAAGAGCAGAACAGGCCTTATGTTGTTGTCTTTGTGGGAGTCAATGGAGTTGGAAAATCCACCAACCTAGCTAAG GTTGCCTACTGGCTCCTGCAGCATAAGGTTAGTGTTATGATGGCTGCTTGTGATACTTTCCGGTCTGGAGCTGTTGAACAACTGAGAACCCATGCTCGTAGACTCCAG ATTCCGATATTTGAGAAGGGCTATGAGAAAGATCCTGCAGTTGTAGCAAAAGAAGCAATCCAGGAGGCCACTCGCAATGGTTCCGAAGTTGTTCTAGTTGATACTGCTGGTAGGATGCAG GATAATGAGCCGCTGATGAGAGCGCTCTCGAAGCTGATATATCTCAACAACCCGGATCTGGTTCTGTTTGTTGGCGAGGCCCTAGTTGGAAATGATGCTGTTGATCAACTGTCGAAATTCAATCAG AGATTAGCCGACCTCTCAACTTCTCCTACTACCAGGTTGATTGATGGAATTCTGCTAACAAAGTTCGACACCATAGACGACAAG GTCGGAGCAGCACTCTCAATGGTTTATGTGTCGGGAGCTCCGGTGATGTTTGTTGGGTGTGGGCAGTCGTACACAGACCTGAAGAAGCTCAATGTGAAGTCGATTGTCAAGACCCTCCTGAAGTGA
- the LOC116198667 gene encoding nucleoid-associated protein At4g30620, chloroplastic, protein MASSVSLTSQVSKLYPSNGRTAPSLSPCNLTSNANIVSSGRQMLACFSYRKNGSSYRAIKVNALFGGKKDNSEKGDDSPSKAGILGNMQNLYDTVKKAQMVVQVEAVRVQKELAVAEFDGYCEGELIKATLSGNQQPVRIEITEAAMELGSEKLSELVTEAYKDAHQKSVQAMKERMSDLAQSLGMPPGLSDGFKQ, encoded by the exons ATGGCCTCCTCTGTGTCTCTGACCAGTCAAGTATCGAAGCTGTACCCGTCAAATGGACGGACAGCTCCCTCTCTTTCCCCTT GTAACTTGACTTCGAATGCAAATATTGTCAGTTCTGGCCGGCAAATGTTAGCATGTTTTAGTTATAGAAAAAATGGCAGTAGCTATCGAGCTATAAAAGTTAATGCACTGTTTGGAGGCAAAAAGGACAACAGCGAGAAGGGTGATGACTCGCCTTCAAAG GCAGGAATTCTTGGAAACATGCAGAATTTATATGATACAGTGAAGAAAGCTCAGATGGTGGTCCAGGTTGAGGCTGTACGGGTTCAAAAGGAACTTGCAGT AGCAGAGTTTGATGGTTACTGTGAAGGTGAATTAATAAAG gcAACATTATCCGGGAACCAGCAACCTGTTCGCATTGAGATTACCGAAGCGGCAATGGAATTGGGATCTGAA AAACTTTCTGAGTTGGTCACTGAGGCCTACAAGGATGCACACCAGAAGAGTGTTCAG GCAATGAAGGAAAGGATGAGTGATCTCGCGCAGAGCTTGGGTATGCCACCAGGCCTAAGCGACGGATTCAAGCAGTGA
- the LOC116200841 gene encoding uncharacterized protein LOC116200841, protein MKKLKGVASMEPSSNPTAFEDPRARFKFQILLQDYQDLEKETDAMKKKMQMMKQRKMTLLAEVRFLKRRFEFLTKNNSLHLKQSQNPVKGKPRISEMQSKQIAKKRNYPTKGAVTGFESNKKSRIGNTKKAASEIPKPRLTQKPAKGKGMAYREFSPVFDLNQGDVVSIPMLNSGSVFELNQKERPQSAKEASVLSRAPVFDLNQISRDEEELQNNTEFVGMEEARRSSILGGSEEQLNSVKLPGCRTVGNGSKAGKRKITWQDQVALRV, encoded by the exons ATGAAGAAATTGAAAGGGGTTGCTTCCATGGAGCCATCTTCAAACCCTACGGCCTTCGAAGATCCGCGGGCTAGGTTTAAGTTCCAGATCCTCTTGCAGGACTACCAAGACCTAGAAAAG GAAACAGATGCCATGAAAAAGAAGATGCAGATGATGAAACAAAGGAAAATGACCCTGCTGGCCGAAGTGCG atttttgaaACGGCGATTCGAGTTCTTGACAAAGAACAACTCTTTGCATCTCAAGCAGTCGCAAAATCCTGTGAAAGGGAAACCCAGAATTTCAGAAATGCAAAGCAAACAGATtgcaaagaaaagaaattatccTACAAAGGGAGCAGTCACTGGGTTTGAATCTAACAAGAAGTCAAGGATTGGGAATACAAAGAAAGCAGCATCAGAAATCCCGAAGCCTCGGCTAACACAAAAGCCTGCTAAGGGCAAAGGAATGGCATATCGGGAATTTTCACCAGTGTTTGATTTGAATCAGGGGGATGTGGTTTCAATTCCCATGCTAAACTCTGGTTCGGTTTTTGAGTTGAACCAGAAGGAAAGACCTCAGTCAGCTAAGGAAGCATCTGTGCTAAGTCGTGCTCCTGTCTTCGACTTGAATCAGATCTCG AGAGACGAGGAAGAGTTGCAGAACAATACCGAGTTTGTGGGGATGGAAGAAGCAAGAAGAAGCTCAATTTTGGGTGGGAGTGAGGAACAGCTTAACAGTGTTAAGCTACCGGGTTGTAGGACTGTCGGGAATGGATCGAAAGCAGGGAAACGGAAGATTACATGGCAAGACCAGGTGGCCTTGAGAGTATAA